ACCTCATCGTAGTTCCTTTCTTAAATATGACGGATTACCCCGGCGTCTATTAATATCGAGTTGCCGTTAACGCCATCGTTGCAAGCGGCGAAAATGACCGTTTTTGCAACTTCTTCTACCGTCAGAAACCTTTGCAGCAGCGAAGTGCTGTCATTGCCTTCCTTGAAATAATTAATCTTCGCTTGTTCAAGACTGATACCTCCACGTTCCGCGTAGCCTTGCAGGTAGGTTTCGATTCCCGGTGTCCAAGTTGTCACAGGCAATACGCTGTTTACAGTAACCTTGGAGCCTTTGGTAAGTTCGGCCATTGCCCGGCTTAAACCAAGAAGTGCTGACTTCGTCGTCGAATAATGGACGAGGTCGCCGTTTGGCCGAAAGCCTGCTTCGCTATTGATATTAATGATCTTGCCCGAATTAGCCCTCAGCATGTCGGGAAGCGCTCTTCGGCAAAGACGAACCGTACTCATCACATTTACATTCCAAATATGGTACCAATCGTCGTCTGTAATCTCCGCAAATGGCTTGACAGGGAAAATACCTAAATTATTAACCAAAAGATCAAGTTGGCCGTCTTCACTCGCTTCATCATAGAGTCGGTCGGCTTCTTCGGGAATGGCCAGATTAGCTGCGATACCGGAAATCTTTACGTCCTTATACTTGGCCTGCAAGTCAATTACGGCCTTATTAACGCGCTCTTCCACTGAGCCGTTAAGGATGACATCTGCGCCTTCTTGCGCGAAGGCTTCTACAATCCCTTTGCCGATCCCAGTTGTGGATCCCGTTACCAATACTTTTTTTCCTTTTAAACCAGTGTCCATTGTTGATAGCCTCCAATTGATTATGAATTAGTTTTCAAGGGACTTGAGGAATTGCAAGGACTCTCTTATCGACATATCAAGCTGACGCTCATCTTGGCCGAATGTAAGGTCCCGGTACAACCCGATATCCCGTCCAATCTCTCCACCTGTGGTAATAAAAGATTCTATCGTTAGAATGCCATCGAACTGAATTGATTTCAGCGCTCGATATAAGCCCATCCAATCCGTTCTTCCTTCCCTGCTCGGAAGGCTGCGATTGCATTCCCCCAGATGCAGGCATGCTAGTTGATCCCCAGCCCTGATAATCGCATCCGTTAGGCTAACCTCTTCGATGTTCATATGGAACGTGTCGAGCAAGAGTTTGCAATTCGGACTTCCGATTTTGTCAATAAAAGCCAAGCCCTCTTCAGCTGTGTTCATCACCGTCGTCTCGAAGCGATTTACAACCTCGAACATATACGTAATGCCGAGATCTTCCGCTGTTGTCGCCAGCTCCTTCATACTCTTGAGGCTATTCTCGACATAATCATTGCGACCAAGCTCGCTTGCTTCAAGTTTCCCTGCCCAGGCCGCATAATTGACACCGCCAAAAGCTTTACCGCCCATGCTGGCTATGATCTCCAGCACATTTTTGACGTACTCAATCGCTTGTCTGCGAACATGCTCATCCTTGGATGACAGATCGTGCTCTTTCGCTAAGCCTGTTGAGTAAGTCATTTCAATGCCGCATTCATCGGCGAGTTGTTTCAGTGCTTGGTACTCATGCTTGGGTCTGCTCAAAAGTGTAGGAATAAAAATTTCCACAACATCAAACCCGTTTAGCGCATGTCTTTTCACAGCTTTAAATAAGTCGAAATTCCAATCTTTCTCACCAAAAGAACTATGTACGCCATATTTATACATGAAAACAACCTCCTCAATGATAGGGAAACCTTTATTTCGAGACTCTTCTTCTGAACGTATCCAGCGCTACGACCGTAATAATAACCAGGCCCAAAATCACTTTTTGCCAAAAAGCCGAAATATCCAGGAAATTCAATCCATTGCTGAGCGTACCCATCGTGATGACACCGATAATCGTTCCACCGATTGCTCCAGCCCCGCCAAAGAGACTTGTGCCCCCAAGAACGACTGCCGAGATAGAGAGTAGTTCCATCCCGTCCCCCATCAAAGCATTGGCAGAGTTAAGACGGCCTAACATAACGATGCTTGCAACCGATGCGCAGAATCCTGAGAACGCATACACGAGTGTTTTCGTTAGATTGACATTAATCCCCGAAACCCATGCCGCTTCGCGGTTTCCGCCCAGCGCATAGACATTTCGGCCGAACGTCGTATGCTTTAATATGACCCAACCCAATAGGGCAACACCGACGAACACCAGAAATGAAATCGGGATTTTGGCGATATTCCCATTGCCTATAACCAGCAGCCCTTGCGGCAGCCCCGAAATGGGCAATCCTCCGCTCGTTAACAAGGCAAAGCCTTGAATCGCAGTAAGCGCTCCTAGCGTCGCAATAAAATCTTGAACTTTGATTTTCGTAATGATCAGACCAATCAATGAGCCGGTTATCACTCCGCACACAATGCCGATCAAGACGGCAGCGACTGGATTGACACCCCAATTGATGATGGCTACTGCGGTAATGCAGCCAGTAAGAGCCATTACTGAACCTACGGCCAAATCAATTCCCGCAGCAATAATCACCATGGTTTGGCCTATCGCCAAAATCCCCATAACCGAGGATTGCTTGGAAATATTCAAGAAATTGTTCACCGTAAAAAATTCCCGATTAGCAATCGCCATATAAACAATTAATATCAATAACGGGATTACAGGACTAATCTTGTTGATGTAATGCATCATTGATTTCTTTTTCACTTGGGCTTTTTCATGTTGATTCACGTTTAAATCCAGACTTTGCATGGGTTACAACCCTCCTGCCGCTTTCTCCATAATAAGTTCCTGACTGCACTCACGCGCATCAAAGCTGGCCACCAGCCTGCCTCTGTTCATCACGACAATGTTGTCAGACAGTCCGATTAATTCTGGCAGTTCTGTCGATACCAGGAGAATAGATCCACCCTGCTCGGTTATTTGATTTAACAATTTATACACTTCCACTTTGGCCCCAATGTCAATGCCGCGGGTCGGATCATCCATAATAAATATCTTGGTTTGATTGCAGAGCCATTTGGCTATGGCGCCTTTTTGCTGGTTGCCGCCACTTAACTTGCCGATAGGATTGAACACGCTAGGCGTACTGATTTTCAACAGCTTTTTATAATCCTCCGACACGCCATGCTCCTTTTTCTTGTTCCTGAACCCCCATCTGCTAAAGCCCGAAAAACTGGAAACCGTAATATTTTCGGCCACTGACATATGCAAGAGAAGACCTTCTTTACGATTCTTAGTAACAAAACCCAGCTTACGGTCAATTGCGCTTTTCGGATTATGAGGTGAATACGCTTCACCATTTAATTGAATACTCCCTTCCGCAGCTTTCCTTAAACCGAATAAGGTTTCGACCAATTCCGTAATACCTGAACCGACAAGACCGGCAATACCCAAGATTTCACCTTCATGGAGCGTGAAAGAAATATCCTTTATGGCCTTTCCATCTCCAAGATCACTTATTTTCAATACTTCTTTGGAGGTGCAATGATTCATTTTGGGATACTGCTCATCAATCGAGCGGCCAACCATCATGCGTACAAGCCAGTCTTGTGTAACACTTGTAATATCGCTGATCGTATCAATGGAATGACCGTCTCTTAATACCGTTACCGTATCGCCTATTTCAAAAACCTCATCAAGCTTATGCGTAATATAAACAAAAGAAATTCCCTGTCTTTTTAAACGGTTGATTGCTGTAAATAGAGATCTGACCTCTTTATCCGTCAAAGCGGAGGTAGGCTCATCCAGGATGATTAATTTGGCGTCTCTGGAAATCGCCCTTGCAATCTCTACTAATTGTTGAATGCCTAAATCAAACTGAGATATTTTTTCATGAACATTAATATCCAGCCCTAAGGTACTCAGAACTTTGCCGGTATTCTTGATCACCTGTTTCCAATCGACGAACGGAAGAACCTTGCGATTAGGCATTCGCCCCAAGAAGATATTTTCCATCACGCTGAGCTCTTTGATCATCGTCAGTTCCTGGTATACCATACCAATACCTAAATTTAGCGAATCCGCGGGACATTTGATCGCAGCAGGTCTGCCTTCCCAATAAATCTCCCCTTCATCGGGTACATAGGAGCCGGATAGAATCTTCATCAACGTCGATTTGCCGGCACCATTTTCACCTAACAGGATATGAACTTCACCTTTTTTGATTTCCAAATCCACTTCAGCCAAGGCCACTGTTTCATAAAATCGCTTTTTGATTTTGTTCATTTTCAATAGGGTTGCCGCCATCTCCACCCCTCCTGTTTCCAAATTTCATCATGCAATTATTTGAGCTTCGCATTGGTGATAATTTGCTTCCAGTCGATCGGTTCCAACACAGGATTCGGGTAGAAATCATTGGCGTTGGCTTTATACTCTGTTCTTGGTCTGATATCATAGGTTTTCGGCGTCTCTTCTCCAAGATGGAGCATCACCCCGAATTTCACACCGTACCAGCCCCATTCAGGGAACCCGTGCCAAGTTTCCGACAAGATCTTATCTTCTCTAATTCGATCAACGCTCTCGGACGTCCCATCATTCGTTGTAACGAATACTTTTCCAGTAAGCCCTGCGTTTTGAACCGCATTAATGGCGCCTAATCCCATTTCATTAGAAGCAGCCCAGATGCCATCAATGTCTTTGTGCTTTTGCAGAATGTTTTCTGTGACAGATACGCCCTTTTGCCGATTCCAATCCGCTGGAAGCTTGGTAACGACTTGAACATTCGGGAACATTTTCAACACTTTATCGAAGCCTTTTTGGCGTTCGTTATCATAGAAGCTCCCCGGAACTCCTGAAAGGATAGCAATTTTCCCCTTAATTGAATTAGGATCAACGTCTTTATACACGTTCTGCCACCACTTCAAATCCAGTTCTTGATTGGGCTTAACCTCCACTTTTTTTCCTTTTCCATCCAGTACACCTGGCCCGCCGAGCGCGTTTAACATGGCATATGCGGATACTTCTGCCGCCTGCGCATTATCAAAACCAATATAAGTATCAACTTGGGTTCCCTCAATCGGTGTTAGCAGATTAACGATAATCACGGGGATCTTAGCATCTTTGGCTTGTTTCAGGACAGGTTTCAGCGGTTCTACATCTGCCGGAGAAATAATAATCGCACTGACTTTTCTTTGAATCATATCTTCGATGTTATGAATCTGAGCATTGGCATCCCCATGGTTATTGCTCGCTTTCGTCAGGATTTCAACATCCAGCCCCGATTTCTTAGCATCTTCTGCTGACTTTTCCATGTATGTAGTTGCGATTTTGTACACACCCGTAATATCCGGCGGTACCCAACCGATCACGATTTTGCCCAATTTTTTGGCAGCATCATCAGTGGCAGTGGTGACTTGAGTTTGCCCTGCTTTGCTATCTGGGTTCACAGGGTTGGCTTGATTCGAACAGGATGACAATAAAGCCGTAAGCATTGTGAAGATAAGCAGCAAATACGATTTATGCAGTTGGATTTTACTCATATTCATTCCCCCTTTTTTTGGAAATACTTTTAAAGCGCTTACATTTTACGGATGAATAACATATTGCCCTCCCTAGTCTTAAATTTAGACAAATCCCCCATGAGGGGGGGACCTGAGCGTTGATTCAGGTCCCTGACTGCTATTTGCTTATTAAATTCCCCATTTGGGATTGTCTACGATGTCAACCTTGCCTTCATTTTCCACAATCAATTTTCTATAGCCTTTGGTTTCAATGGTTCCATAATCATGACCGGCATCTGCTCGGAAAACAAAGAAAGTAATCATAGGCTCATCGCCTACATTAATGCTTCTATGCGCATAGCGACCTGGTACATACACGGCTTTTCCTGGAGTCATCTCTTCGGCGATCCAATCCCCTTCAGGATTTTCCATGAGCATATAGCCCTTGCCACCCAAGCAGTAATAGACTTCAGCGGTATCCAAGATTGTGTGAAAATGGCCCTTGGTCATGAAATATTCATTGCCCACTTTGCCTGGATACACGATACTGGTGCCGAATAGTAAATGACCGTCTTTTTCAGGCATTTCGAGTTCGAAAAATTCATACATCAATGAATTCTCTTTTTCGATCATCGCTTCCAACGCTTCACCATTTGAAAACATGCCTCTCATATTGGAAAGATGCCGCTTCGTTGTACTTCTCTCGTTCGACATTCCGCTGATTAAATCAAAATACATGGAAAATGGCTTGACTGTTAGTTCCTGACTCATTCTGAGCACCCCTTGAGTTTGTTATTTGATACTTTCGGCAATTTTGGCGCATTTCTCCAAGACTTCACCTTGGATATCCACATGAAACACTTCCGCAATAACTTGCGTCCAGCCATGGATAAAATAGATCCATCCGTCTTCGACATGCAGATTAAACTGCTCTTTCTGTCTCAAAGCTTGATGCATAAAATCAAGTTCGCCGCGATAATTCAGCTCCCACACCAACCCATTCGGCGGATATTTGCCTCCATCCGTGAGCGGTGATCCAGGTC
Above is a genomic segment from Paenibacillus sp. HWE-109 containing:
- a CDS encoding ABC transporter permease; the protein is MQSLDLNVNQHEKAQVKKKSMMHYINKISPVIPLLILIVYMAIANREFFTVNNFLNISKQSSVMGILAIGQTMVIIAAGIDLAVGSVMALTGCITAVAIINWGVNPVAAVLIGIVCGVITGSLIGLIITKIKVQDFIATLGALTAIQGFALLTSGGLPISGLPQGLLVIGNGNIAKIPISFLVFVGVALLGWVILKHTTFGRNVYALGGNREAAWVSGINVNLTKTLVYAFSGFCASVASIVMLGRLNSANALMGDGMELLSISAVVLGGTSLFGGAGAIGGTIIGVITMGTLSNGLNFLDISAFWQKVILGLVIITVVALDTFRRRVSK
- a CDS encoding glucose-6-phosphate isomerase gives rise to the protein MSQELTVKPFSMYFDLISGMSNERSTTKRHLSNMRGMFSNGEALEAMIEKENSLMYEFFELEMPEKDGHLLFGTSIVYPGKVGNEYFMTKGHFHTILDTAEVYYCLGGKGYMLMENPEGDWIAEEMTPGKAVYVPGRYAHRSINVGDEPMITFFVFRADAGHDYGTIETKGYRKLIVENEGKVDIVDNPKWGI
- a CDS encoding sugar ABC transporter ATP-binding protein, with product MAATLLKMNKIKKRFYETVALAEVDLEIKKGEVHILLGENGAGKSTLMKILSGSYVPDEGEIYWEGRPAAIKCPADSLNLGIGMVYQELTMIKELSVMENIFLGRMPNRKVLPFVDWKQVIKNTGKVLSTLGLDINVHEKISQFDLGIQQLVEIARAISRDAKLIILDEPTSALTDKEVRSLFTAINRLKRQGISFVYITHKLDEVFEIGDTVTVLRDGHSIDTISDITSVTQDWLVRMMVGRSIDEQYPKMNHCTSKEVLKISDLGDGKAIKDISFTLHEGEILGIAGLVGSGITELVETLFGLRKAAEGSIQLNGEAYSPHNPKSAIDRKLGFVTKNRKEGLLLHMSVAENITVSSFSGFSRWGFRNKKKEHGVSEDYKKLLKISTPSVFNPIGKLSGGNQQKGAIAKWLCNQTKIFIMDDPTRGIDIGAKVEVYKLLNQITEQGGSILLVSTELPELIGLSDNIVVMNRGRLVASFDARECSQELIMEKAAGGL
- a CDS encoding D-psicose 3-epimerase, whose amino-acid sequence is MYKYGVHSSFGEKDWNFDLFKAVKRHALNGFDVVEIFIPTLLSRPKHEYQALKQLADECGIEMTYSTGLAKEHDLSSKDEHVRRQAIEYVKNVLEIIASMGGKAFGGVNYAAWAGKLEASELGRNDYVENSLKSMKELATTAEDLGITYMFEVVNRFETTVMNTAEEGLAFIDKIGSPNCKLLLDTFHMNIEEVSLTDAIIRAGDQLACLHLGECNRSLPSREGRTDWMGLYRALKSIQFDGILTIESFITTGGEIGRDIGLYRDLTFGQDERQLDMSIRESLQFLKSLEN
- a CDS encoding sugar ABC transporter substrate-binding protein, which gives rise to MSKIQLHKSYLLLIFTMLTALLSSCSNQANPVNPDSKAGQTQVTTATDDAAKKLGKIVIGWVPPDITGVYKIATTYMEKSAEDAKKSGLDVEILTKASNNHGDANAQIHNIEDMIQRKVSAIIISPADVEPLKPVLKQAKDAKIPVIIVNLLTPIEGTQVDTYIGFDNAQAAEVSAYAMLNALGGPGVLDGKGKKVEVKPNQELDLKWWQNVYKDVDPNSIKGKIAILSGVPGSFYDNERQKGFDKVLKMFPNVQVVTKLPADWNRQKGVSVTENILQKHKDIDGIWAASNEMGLGAINAVQNAGLTGKVFVTTNDGTSESVDRIREDKILSETWHGFPEWGWYGVKFGVMLHLGEETPKTYDIRPRTEYKANANDFYPNPVLEPIDWKQIITNAKLK
- a CDS encoding SDR family NAD(P)-dependent oxidoreductase produces the protein MDTGLKGKKVLVTGSTTGIGKGIVEAFAQEGADVILNGSVEERVNKAVIDLQAKYKDVKISGIAANLAIPEEADRLYDEASEDGQLDLLVNNLGIFPVKPFAEITDDDWYHIWNVNVMSTVRLCRRALPDMLRANSGKIININSEAGFRPNGDLVHYSTTKSALLGLSRAMAELTKGSKVTVNSVLPVTTWTPGIETYLQGYAERGGISLEQAKINYFKEGNDSTSLLQRFLTVEEVAKTVIFAACNDGVNGNSILIDAGVIRHI